A region of Sugiyamaella lignohabitans strain CBS 10342 chromosome A, complete sequence DNA encodes the following proteins:
- the CDC4 gene encoding SCF ubiquitin ligase complex subunit CDC4 (F-box protein required for both the G1/S and G2/M phase transitions; modular substrate specificity factor which associates with core SCF (Cdc53p, Skp1p and Hrt1p/Rbx1p) to form the SCFCdc4 complex; SCFCdc4 acts as a ubiquitin-protein ligase directing ubiquitination of cyclin-dependent kinase (CDK) phosphorylated substrates, such as: Sic1p, Far1p, Cdc6p, Clb6p, and Cln3p; GO_component: GO:0019005 - SCF ubiquitin ligase complex [Evidence IDA,IPI] [PMID 9346238]; GO_component: GO:0019005 - SCF ubiquitin ligase complex [Evidence IDA,IPI] [PMID 9346239]; GO_component: GO:0043224 - nuclear SCF ubiquitin ligase complex [Evidence IDA] [PMID 11080155]; GO_component: GO:0016363 - nuclear matrix [Evidence IDA] [PMID 2244914]; GO_component: GO:0005634 - nucleus [Evidence IEA,IEA]; GO_component: GO:0005634 - nucleus [Evidence IDA] [PMID 11080155]; GO_function: GO:0050815 - phosphoserine binding [Evidence IDA] [PMID 23314252]; GO_function: GO:0043130 - ubiquitin binding [Evidence IDA] [PMID 21070969]; GO_function: GO:0061630 - ubiquitin protein ligase activity [Evidence IDA] [PMID 9346238]; GO_function: GO:0004842 - ubiquitin-protein transferase activity [Evidence IDA] [PMID 9346239]; GO_process: GO:0000082 - G1/S transition of mitotic cell cycle [Evidence IMP] [PMID 10409741]; GO_process: GO:0000086 - G2/M transition of mitotic cell cycle [Evidence IGI,IMP] [PMID 10409741]; GO_process: GO:0000086 - G2/M transition of mitotic cell cycle [Evidence IGI] [PMID 7954792]; GO_process: GO:0031146 - SCF-dependent proteasomal ubiquitin-dependent protein catabolic process [Evidence IDA] [PMID 9346238]; GO_process: GO:0031146 - SCF-dependent proteasomal ubiquitin-dependent protein catabolic process [Evidence IDA] [PMID 9346239]; GO_process: GO:0007049 - cell cycle [Evidence IEA]; GO_process: GO:0051301 - cell division [Evidence IEA]; GO_process: GO:0007126 - meiotic nuclear division [Evidence IMP] [PMID 328339]; GO_process: GO:0007067 - mitotic nuclear division [Evidence IEA]; GO_process: GO:0016567 - protein ubiquitination [Evidence IEA]; GO_process: GO:0042787 - protein ubiquitination involved in ubiquitin-dependent protein catabolic process [Evidence IDA] [PMID 9346238]; GO_process: GO:0042787 - protein ubiquitination involved in ubiquitin-dependent protein catabolic process [Evidence IDA] [PMID 9346239]; GO_process: GO:0030435 - sporulation resulting in formation of a cellular spore [Evidence IEA]) has translation MEDGPVDVPGAESTSAGVDDSSTRLNYELVSALLFNRRTGSENTPETTTNLESSSSSMDKEVDGEPITNPELKSDANVDSPFNDSNSQDVSAEANSETRANPFLDSLLTAKKKRNTLKIQRARETIKRQVSTGSNPSTAARRIWANGREITPVTPASPSADVVDEMTIDNDESDITVSNVSTSSGLKIVTRSNRGDGRVGGVSRDEDDIDILTVKTLTKLPSQTYSHRDYPLASEPTPSFLRSFRFLHNGVETVFQEEDANSIMKNPTSSSTNTVTSGTHGPKKHYIPVTDSTYGTITPGSGTAPPLTKRYRLDSAALDDHDSPVCTTTDQDIQEVEVINLLGVDRASDMPESNAISSPSPAPEDEVIVVREMHGSPHMSLPSPSASPIGSHNSMDQDVVVDQTRQQMFEQNESEVQDKDDLEMLSESDKSLAVRSPRTVHSVNKDTISSISRLVNDFDDLPAQLRRYVLFNLLKKSDRTSLSMMSNIIIPSLRCDFLSLLPIELSYNILSYLDHKSLCRAAQVSRKWRHIVDSSEWVWKNLLEKDNFALSARDYQEAVEEGWDYVSWKGTRTRTSSVSSSSTSIMPSLSTNGLYQVPARARNRCHDTSHVHDPHTNACGPSKQPSASFSLSSSTSSASSSASSDSSSCPPINIYKAIYRRKFLINRNWLNPNSRPKHLQVRGHGHDVVTCLQFDDERIITGSDDNTINVYDTKTGQLIRQFTGHDGGVWALKYINKRTLISGATDRTVRVWDIEKGKCTHVFYGHTSTVRCLDVIDPIPYTDKVTGQVTHIPEVPMIVTGSRDATLRMWRLPTVDDEEYLVTPPAMDAVHVSDPYFVRALRGHSNSVRAISGYGDTVVSGSYDTTVRVWNVATGECRWELTGHVQRVYSAVMDHKRNRCISGSMDWFVKVWCLETGSLLYTLEGHTSLVGLLDLNRTTLVSAAADSTLRIWDPEDGRLMHKLQGHQGAITCFQHDENKVVSGSEKTLKLWDTHSGNLVRDLLTDLSGIWQVCFDDRRCVVAVKRNEETYIEVLDFDYDPTEAKVRL, from the coding sequence ATGGAGGACGGGCCAGTAGATGTGCCTGGTGCTGAAAGCACGTCGGCAGGTGTTGATGATAGTAGTACAAGGTTAAACTACGAGCTTGTGTCAGCTTTATTGTTTAATAGACGCACGGGTTCAGAAAATACTCCAGAAACTACTACGAATTTAGAAAGTTCAAGCTCGTCGATGGATAAGGAGGTTGATGGTGAACCGATTACAAACCCTGAACTGAAATCAGATGCCAACGTCGATTCGCCATTTAACGACAGCAACTCTCAAGACGTGTCTGCTGAAGCAAATTCTGAAACTAGAGCTAATCCATTTCTCGATTCGCTGTTGacagccaagaaaaagagaaatacATTAAAGATCCAGCGCGCAAGAGAGACTATTAAGAGACAAGTGTCGACCGGATCGAATCCTAGTACTGCTGCTAGAAGGATATGGGCTAATGGACGTGAAATCACACCTGTGACGCCTGCCAGTCCCTCTGCTGAcgttgttgatgagatgACTATCGATAATGACGAGAGCGATATTACCGTTAGTAATGTGTCAACCAGCAGCGGTCTCAAGATTGTAACCAGATCAAATAGAGGTGATGGAAGAGTTGGTGGAGTTTCGAGggatgaagacgatatTGACATCCTGACTGTAAAAACTTTGACCAAACTTCCATCCCAGACATATTCCCATCGCGATTATCCACTGGCTAGCGAGCCAACTCCTTCCTTTTTACGGTCGTTCCGATTTCTTCATAATGGCGTCGAGACGGTTTTCCAGGAAGAGGATGCTAATAGTATAATGAAAAACCCCACATCCAGTTCAACCAATACCGTGACGAGTGGTACACACGGTCCTAAAAAGCATTATATCCCAGTAACTGACTCAACATATGGCACTATTACTCCTGGTAGTGGCACTGCTCCACCGTTAACGAAAAGATACAGACTTGATAGTGCGGCATTAGATGATCACGATTCACCAGTGTGCACGACCACTGATCAGGACATACAGGAAGTAGAGGTCATTAATCTTTTGGGAGTAGACAGGGCATCTGATATGCCAGAGTCTAATGCTATTAGCAGCCCAAGTCCTGCTCCTGAAGACGAGGTTATTGTCGTGAGAGAAATGCATGGGTCACCCCATATGTCGCTGCCTTCGCCATCAGCGTCGCCCATTGGAAGTCATAATAGCATGGATCAAGACGTTGTTGTCGATCAAACTAGACAGCAAATGTTTGAGCAGAATGAGTCTGAAGTACAAGATAAGGACGACCTGGAGATGCTGTCAGAATCTGACAAGTCACTAGCGGTTAGGTCTCCTCGTACCGTTCATAGCGTCAATAAGGATACGATATCCTCAATTTCTAGACTTGTcaatgattttgatgacTTACCAGCCCAGCTGAGACGTTATGTTTTATTTAACCTGCTGAAAAAATCCGACCGGACGTCGCTGTCAATGATGTCCAACATTATCATACCGTCATTGCGATGCGATTTCCTGTCGTTATTACCCATCGAACTGTCATATAATATCTTGTCATATCTGGATCATAAGAGTCTCTGTCGTGCCGCTCAAGTCTCGCGTAAATGGAGACATATCGTAGATTCTTCGGAATGGGTCTGGAAAAATCTTTTGGAAAAAGACAATTTTGCTTTGAGTGCTCGCGATTATCAAGaagctgttgaagaaggttGGGATTATGTATCTTGGAAGGGAACACGCACTCGTACCTCGTCTgtatcatcttcatcgacATCTATTATGCCTTCTCTTTCGACAAACGGGTTGTATCAAGTGCCTGCTCGTGCTCGTAACCGCTGTCACGATACTAGTCATGTGCACGACCCCCATACTAATGCATGCGGTCCTTCCAAACAGCCATCAgcttcattttcattatcgtcctcaacatcatcagcatcttcatcagcatcgtcagattcatcttcatGTCCACCTATTAACATTTACAAAGCTATTTACCGCCGCAAATTCCTAATCAACAGAAACTGGTTGAACCCAAATTCACGACCCAAGCACCTACAGGTTCGCGGCCACGGTCACGACGTAGTCACTTGTCTGCagtttgatgatgaaagaATTATCACTGGTTCCGACGACAATACTATCAATGTCTATGATACCAAGACGGGTCAACTGATTCGACAATTTACTGGTCATGATGGAGGTGTGTGGGCCttgaaatatatcaacAAGCGCACTCTTATTTCTGGTGCTACCGACCGTACAGTAAGAGTGTGGGATATTGAAAAGGGTAAATGTACCCATGTATTTTACGGTCATACATCTACAGTGCGTTGTTTGGATGTTATTGATCCTATTCCTTATACAGACAAGGTGACGGGCCAAGTTACCCACATCCCTGAGGTGCCAATGATTGTGACTGGATCCAGAGATGCCACGTTGAGAATGTGGAGATTGCCCACTgttgatgacgaagagTATCTTGTtacaccaccagcaatggATGCTGTACATGTTAGCGATCCATATTTCGTTCGTGCTCTTCGTGGTCATAGCAATTCTGTGCGAGCCATTTCTGGCTATGGAGATACTGTGGTTTCAGGATCCTACGACACAACTGTACGAGTGTGGAATGTTGCCACTGGCGAGTGTCGCTGGGAGCTTACGGGACATGTCCAGCGAGTATATTCTGCTGTCATGGATCATAAACGTAATAGATGTATCTCTGGTAGTATGGATTGGTTCGTAAAAGTGTGGTGTCTTGAGACTGGTTCTCTGTTATACACTTTGGAAGGACATACCTCGCTCGttggtcttcttgatttgaaCAGAACTACACTTGtctcagcagctgctgactCGACACTTCGAATCTGGGACCCTGAAGATGGTAGACTTATGCACAAGCTTCAAGGTCACCAGGGCGCTATTACCTGTTTCCAGCATGACGAGAACAAGGTTGTTTCAGGCTCAGAGAAAACACTCAAATTATGGGATACTCATAGCGGCAACTTGGTTAGAGACCTGTTGACTGATTTGTCTGGAATCTGGCAAGTCTGTTTTGATGACCGCAGATGTGTCGTTGCTGTTAAACGAAACGAAGAGACGTACATTGAAGTCCTCGATTTTGACTACGACCCGACCGAGGCTAAGGTTCGTCTCTGA
- the ISA1 gene encoding Isa1p (Protein required for maturation of mitochondrial [4Fe-4S] proteins; functions in a complex with Isa2p and possibly Iba57p; isa1 deletion causes loss of mitochondrial DNA and respiratory deficiency; depletion reduces growth on nonfermentable carbon sources; functional ortholog of bacterial A-type ISC proteins; GO_component: GO:0005759 - mitochondrial matrix [Evidence IEA]; GO_component: GO:0005759 - mitochondrial matrix [Evidence IDA] [PMID 10805735]; GO_component: GO:0005739 - mitochondrion [Evidence IEA]; GO_function: GO:0005506 - iron ion binding [Evidence IDA] [PMID 21987576]; GO_function: GO:0051536 - iron-sulfur cluster binding [Evidence IEA]; GO_function: GO:0051536 - iron-sulfur cluster binding [Evidence ISA] [PMID 10748136]; GO_function: GO:0005198 - structural molecule activity [Evidence IEA]; GO_process: GO:0009102 - biotin biosynthetic process [Evidence IGI,IMP] [PMID 17259550]; GO_process: GO:0016226 - iron-sulfur cluster assembly [Evidence IEA]; GO_process: GO:0016226 - iron-sulfur cluster assembly [Evidence IMP] [PMID 10748136]; GO_process: GO:0016226 - iron-sulfur cluster assembly [Evidence IGI,IMP] [PMID 10805735]; GO_process: GO:0016226 - iron-sulfur cluster assembly [Evidence IMP] [PMID 12065597]) — MLIKDQIPTLIRTSAKRYLQTVPVTPVSKISPSVFGSLPSSSASASANQGQQTANSGKTWASHSFGEATSKSLLRAAKPFSKASKPFARPVQPQAPVSRPAAPAVNATASTASTSTNSTTSTTASTIIPNTKNTTDLSTHIPVSTTNTTASTSPAVKPRRKLRPRKAAIKLTASAVEHLNALLDSPDPKLIRIGVRNRGCSGLTYHLEYVSEPGKFDEEIIQDGVKVLIDSKALFSIIGSEMDWVDDKLASRFVFHNPNSKGECGCGESFMV; from the coding sequence ATGTTAATCAAGGATCAGATTCCCACCCTTATTAGAACCTCTGCTAAGAGATATCTACAGACGGTGCCAGTAACGCCGGTGTCGAAGATCTCGCCATCGGTGTTTGGATCTCTcccatcttcttcagcatcgGCTTCTGCTAACCAGGGTCAGCAAACAGCTAATTCCGGCAAGACATGGGCCAGTCACAGCTTTGGTGAAGCCACCAGTAAGAGCTTACTACGAGCTGCTAAACCTTTCTCAAAAGCATCAAAGCCATTTGCAAGACCCGTACAACCACAGGCCCCAGTCAGCCGACCGGCAGCCCCAGCTGTGAATGCTACAGCCAGCACTGCCTCTACTTCAACGAATTCAACGACATCCACTACAGCATCTACTATTATTCCAAACACTAAAAACACCACCGATTTGAGTACTCATATTCCCGtttccaccaccaacaccactgCATCTACAAGTCCAGCTGTCAagccaagaagaaagctAAGACCCAGAAAGGCTGCTATTAAGCTAACGGCGTCAGCTGTAGAACATCTCAATGCATTACTAGACTCGCCCGATCCTAAGCTGATTAGAATTGGCGTTCGTAATAGAGGATGTTCGGGTCTTACATACCACTTGGAATATGTATCAGAGCCAGGCAAGTTTGACGAGGAAATCATTCAAGACGGTGTTAAAGTGTTGATCGATTCCAAGGCTCTATTTAGTATTATTGGATCGGAAATGGACTGGGTCGACGATAAACTGGCGAGCAGATTTGTCTTCCACAATCCTAATTCCAAGGGCGAGTGTGGATGCGGAGAATCTTTCATGGTCTAA
- the ULP1 gene encoding SUMO protease ULP1 — MTDYASKLSKSSVLSSIGVDSPQPLPGANKRRYIEAFTGAYSGASGLVASRVQAPTNLSQQYRPQDQLIETGQRGQAHQNGVLTGLGKEPATTAAASGLTFSSITESSSGVSSKPGPVYKPSADLVSGGDSDKVPKQTSRGSSQVHRNRPQNRSLARSSGSRLTSSTSAEKESAPASLDWVRHLSISAATGASSGIQQVVVGLFSLARQLLNTEFTTQEDLIGPETESESESAKKRRKIEMSTADIVDLTLDDDDVDTTMDDYEDCTESINSPDVSFRQAVMPGALPFHEADFLDKPAYERSPRLNNKNRHRDGAIAQIMSTEIVSGIPRNKSPIPEPSRRDPLTSSSLLRSTLAKAASTVAASNAARSSDFGSLDLKTLPSNSMNFPITTKSSGGLFTPTAPREPPISQNTTNNFLTISSPSVAAAAAAAAAAAPLNKSIPSRAQAPSTSSLIASYTNSPVNSAKRLYQNIQQPLFQNTDQGQLVTASAPVFPPSPVIQNVTYGTKFFLRLHNSQQNSQEMKSLPTTKTDTANVPMIPRRLKNDEESYEQFAKRLRDAFKGMYYQGQGPTSSPKRSSPSKSPADQKAPMAAQSYTPLGKVSYKDPRYLVKLHRKRELLEKEKATSTSSSVPYSTTTTAPESPQLSKEKFKKYQEVHNATENIRKQIADLKVNEGDEFRKPLDPAQLSQVEDYWYNHVKYPAGNIIGTAFRVDLQVQDVRSLADASWLNDNVIDFYLAMATEKANKNSDLTSFAFSTHFFSKLEGPQGYKAVSRWAKRKNIDVTKLDFVFVPINLSNVHWCLAVINNREKKFEFYDSMGGDGSRSLSKLCDYMVNEADRITPGQHEAHVEKYSSYERVSRASCPQQTNGYDCGVFTCKNVELLSAGRKLTYRQADMKNIRRNMAHQVLHRALSSKL, encoded by the coding sequence ATGACTGATTACGCGTCCAAATTGTCAAAATCTTCAGTACTCAGCAGTATTGGAGTAGATAGTCCTCAGCCTTTACCTGGAGCTAATAAACGGAGATATATTGAGGCATTTACTGGTGCTTATAGTGGTGCAAGTGGTCTGGTTGCTTCGAGAGTACAGGCTCCAACAAATTTGTCCCAGCAATATAGACCTCAAGATCAATTGATAGAAACTGGTCAACGGGGGCAAGCTCATCAAAACGGAGTTCTCACTGGTTTAGGAAAAGAGCCAGCTACAACAGCGGCTGCTAGTGGATTGACCTTCAGTTCGATAACTGAGTCTAGTTCTGGTGTTTCCTCGAAACCAGGACCTGTATATAAGCCTTCGGCTGATTTAGTATCTGGTGGAGATAGTGATAAAGTACCAAAACAAACATCTCGGGGGTCTTCGCAAGTTCATCGAAACAGACCCCAAAATCGATCACTGGCTCGTTCTTCGGGCTCGAGACTAACAAGCTCTACAAGcgctgaaaaagaaagtgCCCCTGCTTCCTTAGACTGGGTCAGACATTTATCAATTagtgctgctactggtgcaTCTAGTGGAATCCAGCAAGTGGTGGTCGGGTTGTTTTCATTAGCCAGACAACTTTTGAATACCGAATTCACCACCCAAGAAGATCTAATAGGCCCAGAAACTGAATCTGAGTCGGAATCTGCCAAAAAGAGACGCAAAATTGAGATGAGTACTGCCGATATTGTAGACTTAACGctcgacgacgatgatgttgatactACAATGGATGATTATGAAGACTGCACGGAATCCATAAATAGCCCTGATGTTTCTTTCCGACAAGCTGTTATGCCAGGTGCTCTGCCTTTTCACGAAGCAGATTTTCTTGACAAACCCGCCTATGAACGGTCTCCAAGAttaaataacaaaaatcGACATCGCGATGGGGCTATCGCTCAAATAATGTCTACCGAAATTGTATCGGGAATACCCAGAAATAAAAGTCCCATCCCAGAACCTTCTCGTCGTGACCCGCTAACCTCGAGCAGTTTGTTGAGGTCTACCTTGGCAAAAGCTGCTTCTACAGTGGCCGCTTCTAATGCTGCGAGAAGTTCTGATTTTGGCAGTCTAGATTTGAAGACTCTTCCCTCAAATTCAATGAATTTCCCTATTACGACCAAATCATCTGGTGGTCTGTTTACTCCTACTGCGCCACGTGAACCTCCAATCTCTCAAAATACGACTAATAATTTCCTAACCATTTCTTCACCTAGTGTTgcagctgccgctgctgctgccgctgccgccGCTCCTCTAAATAAATCGATCCCATCTCGCGCTCAGGCTCCATCCACCTCGTCATTAATTGCATCATATACGAATTCACCCGTGAACTCTGCTAAAAGGCTGtatcaaaatattcaaCAGCCACTGTTCCAGAACACAGACCAGGGTCAGCTAGTTACTGCCTCAGCTCCTGTCTTCCCACCCTCTCCAGTCATACAAAATGTAACTTATGGAACGAAATTCTTTTTGCGACTACACAACTCTCAGCAAAACTCGCAAGAAATGAAAAGTCTACCCACAACCAAAACTGACACTGCAAATGTCCCAATGATTCCTCGTAGGTTAAAGAACGATGAGGAGTCTTATGAGCAGTTTGCTAAGAGACTGAGGGATGCATTCAAGGGCATGTATTACCAAGGCCAGGGACCCACCTCGTCACCGAAACGATCGAGCCCTAGTAAAAGCCCGGCCGATCAAAAGGCTCCTATGGCTGCACAGTCATATACTCCGTTGGGCAAGGTGTCATACAAAGACCCTCGATATCTGGTAAAGCTTCATAGAAAGAGAGAGTTGCTGGAAAAGGAAAAGGCAAcctcaacatcatcatctgtACCATATTCAACAACGACTACTGCGCCCGAATCACCTCAACTCAGTAAagaaaagttcaaaaaatatcaagaagTACACAATGCCACTGAGAACATTCGTAAACAAATTGCCGACCTCAAGGTGAATGAAGGCGACGAGTTCAGAAAACCCCTTGATCCAGCACAGCTAAGTCAGGTCGAGGACTATTGGTACAATCATGTTAAATATCCGGCTGGCAATATCATCGGCACCGCATTCAGAGTTGACTTGCAGGTGCAAGATGTGAGAAGTTTGGCAGATGCATCCTGGCTCAATGACAATGttattgatttttatttggcAATGGCTACGGAAAAGGCGAATAAAAATAGTGACCTCACCTCGTTTGCATTTTCCACTCACTTCTTCTCCAAGCTTGAGGGTCCACAAGGATACAAAGCGGTGTCACGATGGGCCAAGCGTAAAAATATCGATGTGACAAAGCTTGACTTTGTATTTGTTCCAATTAATCTCAGTAATGTTCACTGGTGTTTAGCTGTTATCAACAATCGAGAGAAGAAATTTGAATTTTACGACTCTATGGGCGGCGACGGTAGCCGGTCCTTGTCAAAACTGTGTGACTATATGGTCAATGAGGCCGACCGCATCACTCCGGGCCAACACGAAGCACatgttgaaaaatattcaagtTATGAGCGAGTAAGTCGTGCTTCGTGTcctcaacaaacaaacgGGTATGACTGTGGTGTATTCACCTGTAAAAACGTCGAACTTCTCAGTGCCGGAAGGAAGCTCACCTATCGTCAGGCTGATATGAAAAACATCCGCCGCAACATGGCTCATCAAGTATTACATAGAGCACTTTCCTCTAAATTATAG